One region of Terriglobales bacterium genomic DNA includes:
- the cutA gene encoding divalent-cation tolerance protein CutA, producing the protein MTDKKIVLTTTGTREEAGKIARSLVERRLAACVNVVEIESVYRWKEAVESAEEWLLLIKTTAEAFAQVQAAIQELHTYDLPECVVLPIENGSEDYLAWIGESVSEP; encoded by the coding sequence ATGACCGACAAAAAGATTGTGCTCACCACCACCGGAACCCGCGAGGAAGCTGGGAAGATCGCGCGCTCCCTGGTGGAGCGGCGGCTGGCCGCGTGCGTAAACGTGGTTGAGATCGAATCGGTGTACCGCTGGAAAGAAGCGGTCGAGAGCGCCGAAGAGTGGCTGCTTTTGATCAAGACGACGGCCGAGGCGTTCGCCCAGGTACAGGCCGCCATCCAGGAGTTGCACACCTACGACCTTCCCGAATGCGTGGTTCTGCCGATCGAGAACGGCAGCGAAGACTACTTGGCTTGGATTGGCGAAAGCGTCAGTGAGCCCTGA
- a CDS encoding septum formation initiator family protein: MFRRAIQYRPILIRGGDPRLARAVAIAERAVLVLYKLRTKLATVAVAALAIMLAVHVIFGDNGMVVYQGKKAEFRALQKDVDQLQAEKQQLSDQIKSLKTDPNAIEKEAREQLHYARPGEIIYLTPGQQNPNAPPPNARAKK, encoded by the coding sequence ATGTTCAGACGAGCGATCCAATACCGGCCGATTTTAATCAGGGGGGGTGACCCGCGACTCGCCCGCGCGGTTGCAATCGCCGAACGCGCCGTACTGGTTCTCTATAAACTCCGCACCAAGCTCGCCACTGTGGCGGTGGCGGCACTGGCGATCATGCTCGCGGTCCACGTCATCTTCGGCGACAACGGCATGGTCGTATATCAAGGGAAGAAAGCGGAGTTCCGCGCACTGCAGAAAGATGTCGATCAGCTGCAGGCGGAAAAACAGCAGCTATCGGATCAGATCAAGTCGCTGAAGACCGACCCGAACGCGATTGAGAAGGAAGCCCGCGAACAACTCCACTACGCCCGCCCGGGCGAAATTATCTATCTCACGCCAGGACAGCAAAACCCCAACGCGCCGCCGCCAAACGCACGCGCCAAGAAATAA
- a CDS encoding redoxin domain-containing protein codes for MRNLQTNYDKLEAADTQVVGVSVDSPFANKAWADQLGLKFPVASDYFTEDATIKDYGLWDPKWKSARRATFLIGKDGKIEQVQVDREAIDPSKVVEACERKKHG; via the coding sequence ATGCGCAACCTCCAGACGAATTACGACAAGCTGGAGGCTGCGGACACCCAGGTCGTGGGTGTAAGCGTGGACAGCCCGTTTGCCAACAAGGCGTGGGCAGACCAGCTGGGACTGAAGTTTCCTGTAGCCAGCGATTACTTTACCGAGGATGCCACGATCAAAGATTACGGCCTGTGGGATCCGAAGTGGAAATCAGCCAGGCGGGCAACGTTCCTGATCGGCAAGGACGGCAAAATCGAGCAGGTCCAGGTGGACCGGGAGGCAATCGATCCCAGCAAAGTCGTGGAGGCGTGCGAGAGGAAGAAGCACGGATAG
- a CDS encoding BadF/BadG/BcrA/BcrD ATPase family protein — protein sequence MPIYLGIDGGGTQTTCAVANDESVLATIVAGGSNMVRVGEHEARSHLREAIVKACDAAGVSPTTVEAAVVGIAGASVPPVKDMVASMIHDLVPGDIDVVGDMVIAMEAAFAGLPGVVVISGTGSVAFGRNERGESGRTGGWGHAISDEGSGYWIGRCGVSAVMRALDAAEVTTLLRVFLDAWNLDSIEQLLQKANATPPPDFPGLFPGIESAARAGDKIARRLLINAGNELARLASIIIGRLWEEETAVRVALGGGVFAHSPQVRQTFWSKLRAMRPQAAVSFKIIQPVMGALWMARRMAATARD from the coding sequence GTGCCAATTTACCTGGGTATTGATGGCGGGGGGACGCAGACCACCTGTGCCGTGGCCAACGACGAAAGTGTGCTTGCCACCATCGTCGCCGGCGGCAGCAACATGGTACGGGTGGGAGAGCACGAGGCGCGCAGCCACCTCCGCGAGGCAATTGTTAAGGCCTGCGATGCCGCCGGGGTAAGCCCCACCACGGTGGAAGCCGCGGTGGTCGGCATTGCCGGCGCTTCTGTTCCGCCGGTGAAGGACATGGTAGCGTCGATGATCCACGATCTTGTGCCCGGCGACATTGACGTCGTGGGCGACATGGTCATCGCCATGGAAGCCGCCTTCGCCGGGCTTCCCGGCGTGGTGGTGATTTCCGGCACCGGCTCGGTCGCATTCGGACGCAACGAACGAGGAGAGTCCGGGCGAACCGGCGGCTGGGGCCACGCCATCTCGGATGAAGGATCGGGTTACTGGATCGGGCGCTGCGGCGTGTCAGCCGTGATGCGCGCGCTCGATGCCGCCGAAGTTACCACCCTGCTGCGCGTCTTTCTTGACGCCTGGAACCTGGATTCGATCGAGCAACTTCTGCAGAAGGCCAACGCCACCCCGCCGCCGGATTTTCCCGGCTTGTTCCCCGGCATCGAGTCGGCCGCACGCGCCGGCGACAAGATCGCGCGCCGGCTTCTCATCAATGCCGGAAACGAGCTGGCTCGCCTGGCGAGCATCATTATCGGCCGGCTATGGGAGGAAGAGACGGCGGTGCGCGTTGCCCTTGGGGGCGGTGTGTTCGCGCACTCGCCGCAGGTTCGCCAGACTTTCTGGAGCAAGTTGCGCGCGATGCGTCCGCAGGCCGCCGTCAGTTTCAAGATCATTCAGCCGGTCATGGGTGCCTTATGGATGGCACGCCGCATGGCCGCTACAGCGCGGGACTAG
- a CDS encoding phosphoglucomutase/phosphomannomutase family protein, producing MAAVIKFGTSGWRAVMAEDFTFANIRRAVTGIARYVAGEKRQGAAVIVGRDPRFLGESFVSLAADILLAHGVTPRVIPEPAPTPAISWAILRTKSDGAINFTASHNPPEYNGIKFSTPDGAPALPEVTKKIEAEIVSLNGARSSSPGAAGESRASENAAKKEELDVAADYLARLGEIVDIHAIKKANLRVAYDPLWGAARGYPDELLRRAGIKVVTAHDYRDVLFGGHAPEPDDHLLDDLRKAMKKSDAHIGISTDGDADRFGILDRDGTFISPNHILALLFDYLVETRGWRNGVAKSVATTNLVNALAEHYKIPLYETPVGFKYIGELINQDKIVIGGEESAGLTIRHHVPEKDGVLAGLLCCEMVARRGRTLGEQLNDLFGKVGSLYPRRENFRLTPEVKEKFTSKVREDPRELGGRRVREVVRTDGLKLIFDDGSWVCYRLSGTEPVVRVYSEARTTGDLEKLSGAAKQWIFE from the coding sequence ATGGCTGCAGTCATAAAGTTCGGTACCTCGGGCTGGCGGGCGGTGATGGCCGAGGACTTCACCTTCGCCAACATTCGTCGAGCCGTGACCGGCATAGCGCGCTACGTGGCCGGCGAAAAGCGGCAAGGCGCGGCGGTCATAGTCGGTCGAGACCCGCGTTTCCTGGGCGAGAGCTTTGTCTCCCTGGCGGCCGACATCCTGCTGGCGCACGGTGTCACACCGCGCGTGATTCCCGAGCCGGCGCCCACACCCGCGATCTCCTGGGCCATCCTGCGCACCAAGTCCGACGGCGCCATCAACTTCACTGCCTCGCACAATCCACCGGAGTATAACGGGATCAAGTTTTCGACGCCCGACGGCGCGCCGGCCCTGCCGGAGGTCACCAAGAAGATCGAAGCCGAGATCGTGTCGTTGAATGGGGCACGCTCGTCATCGCCCGGTGCTGCAGGCGAAAGTAGGGCGAGCGAAAATGCCGCGAAAAAGGAAGAGCTGGATGTCGCTGCCGACTACCTCGCTCGCCTCGGCGAGATTGTCGACATCCATGCAATCAAGAAGGCCAACCTGCGCGTTGCCTATGATCCGCTTTGGGGCGCTGCGCGAGGCTATCCCGACGAACTCCTGCGACGCGCCGGTATCAAAGTCGTAACCGCGCACGACTATCGCGACGTGCTCTTTGGCGGGCACGCACCCGAACCCGATGACCACCTGCTCGACGATCTTCGCAAGGCGATGAAGAAATCGGACGCGCACATTGGAATCTCGACCGATGGCGACGCCGATCGTTTTGGCATCCTGGACCGCGATGGGACCTTCATTTCGCCGAACCATATCCTTGCGCTGTTGTTTGATTATCTGGTCGAAACGCGTGGCTGGCGCAACGGCGTAGCCAAGTCGGTCGCCACCACCAACCTGGTGAACGCCCTCGCCGAGCATTACAAGATTCCGCTTTATGAGACCCCGGTCGGGTTCAAGTACATCGGGGAACTCATCAACCAGGACAAGATCGTCATCGGGGGAGAGGAGTCGGCCGGGCTCACCATCCGCCATCACGTCCCCGAAAAAGATGGCGTGCTGGCGGGCCTGCTCTGCTGCGAGATGGTGGCGCGCCGCGGGCGCACGCTTGGCGAGCAATTGAACGACTTATTTGGCAAAGTAGGTTCCCTTTATCCGCGCCGGGAGAACTTCCGCTTGACCCCGGAGGTGAAAGAGAAGTTCACTAGCAAAGTGCGGGAAGATCCACGCGAACTCGGCGGGCGCCGGGTCCGCGAGGTGGTTCGCACCGACGGCCTCAAGCTGATTTTCGACGACGGCTCCTGGGTTTGTTATCGACTCTCGGGGACCGAACCGGTGGTGCGAGTCTATTCCGAGGCACGCACAACCGGCGACCTCGAAAAGCTGAGCGGCGCCGCCAAGCAGTGGATTTTCGAATGA
- a CDS encoding long-chain fatty acid--CoA ligase produces MSAETVNQVFYEVIERGLDRVMLYKQTVKWIPISAHELYRDAVGIARALTAWGVAKGDRVAILSENRPEWATAEFGTLLIGGAIVPIYSTLTAEQSAYMLNDSGARIAFVSSAEQFKKLQAASQGTKLEKIVVMDYIGIPDAIPMHRLMHGGPESRDPEFDRAALAIRPDDLATIIYTSGTTGRPKGAMLTQGNLASNLLHSLDNFPMGPGDLSLSFLPLSHITARHVDYAMFYHGVTVAYCPHIDQLKSALPETRPTIFVAVPRVYEKIRSQAEVLTKGGMKHNVYQWALRVGRAHRAEILAGKRPASLAWKLANRLVYSKISQALGGRVRIYISGGAPLGRDLAEWYADVGIRIHEGYGLTETSPVVALNKPNRHKIGTVGPPLPNVEVRIADDGEILVRGPSVFKGYWNMPEETAAALTPDGWFRTGDIGKLDADGFLSVTDRKKDLIKTSGGKFIAPQPIERKLQNNDYVGEAIVIGDRHKFPSVVIAPNFVELERWAREHGLGVQSREALVENEKVRELFDGIVAEVNRDLAQFEKLKRILLVADEFSVADGSLTPTLKLKRRVVEERYRQRIQQLYENHQSSEPADIAAGST; encoded by the coding sequence ATGAGCGCTGAAACCGTCAACCAGGTCTTCTACGAGGTGATTGAGCGGGGATTAGACCGCGTGATGCTTTACAAGCAGACGGTCAAATGGATTCCCATCTCCGCGCATGAACTCTATCGCGACGCCGTAGGCATCGCCCGTGCCCTCACCGCTTGGGGAGTGGCGAAGGGAGACCGGGTCGCCATCCTCAGCGAGAATCGTCCCGAATGGGCCACCGCGGAATTCGGCACGCTGCTCATCGGCGGCGCCATCGTTCCCATTTATTCCACCCTGACCGCCGAACAGTCGGCATACATGCTCAACGATTCGGGCGCGCGCATCGCGTTCGTCTCCAGCGCCGAACAGTTCAAGAAACTTCAGGCGGCGAGCCAGGGCACGAAGCTGGAAAAAATTGTAGTCATGGACTATATCGGCATCCCTGACGCCATTCCCATGCACCGGCTTATGCACGGTGGCCCGGAGTCGCGCGATCCCGAATTCGACCGCGCCGCCTTGGCTATTCGTCCCGACGATCTGGCCACCATCATCTACACCTCCGGCACCACCGGTCGTCCCAAGGGCGCGATGCTCACCCAGGGTAATCTCGCCTCCAACCTGCTGCATTCGCTGGACAATTTTCCGATGGGCCCGGGGGACCTCAGCCTCTCATTTCTGCCGCTCTCTCACATTACCGCCCGGCACGTCGATTACGCGATGTTCTACCACGGCGTCACCGTCGCCTACTGCCCGCATATCGACCAATTGAAGTCGGCGCTCCCCGAAACTCGACCTACCATCTTCGTTGCCGTCCCGCGCGTGTACGAAAAAATTCGCAGTCAGGCCGAGGTGCTGACCAAGGGCGGGATGAAGCACAATGTGTACCAGTGGGCGCTGCGGGTCGGCCGTGCGCATCGTGCTGAAATCCTGGCAGGGAAGCGGCCCGCATCCCTCGCCTGGAAGCTGGCCAACCGCCTGGTGTACTCCAAGATCAGCCAGGCGCTCGGGGGAAGGGTGCGCATTTACATATCCGGCGGCGCCCCGCTCGGCCGCGATTTGGCGGAATGGTATGCCGATGTTGGCATCCGCATCCATGAAGGCTACGGTCTGACGGAGACTTCGCCGGTGGTCGCCTTGAACAAACCCAACCGGCACAAGATCGGCACCGTGGGTCCGCCCCTGCCCAATGTCGAGGTCCGTATTGCCGACGACGGCGAAATCCTGGTCCGCGGCCCCTCCGTGTTCAAGGGCTACTGGAACATGCCGGAGGAAACCGCCGCCGCGCTGACGCCCGATGGATGGTTCCGAACCGGCGATATCGGCAAACTCGATGCCGATGGGTTTCTTTCCGTCACCGACCGCAAGAAGGACCTGATCAAGACCTCGGGAGGAAAGTTCATTGCCCCGCAGCCGATCGAGCGCAAGCTCCAGAACAACGATTATGTCGGGGAAGCCATCGTGATTGGCGATCGCCACAAGTTTCCATCGGTAGTGATCGCCCCGAACTTCGTGGAACTGGAACGCTGGGCGCGCGAGCACGGCCTGGGCGTTCAATCGCGCGAAGCGCTGGTGGAAAACGAAAAGGTCCGCGAACTGTTCGACGGCATTGTCGCCGAGGTGAATCGCGATCTAGCCCAGTTCGAGAAGCTGAAGAGAATCCTGCTGGTCGCCGACGAATTTTCGGTAGCCGATGGCAGTCTGACTCCCACCCTCAAGCTCAAGCGCCGCGTCGTCGAGGAACGCTACCGCCAGCGCATTCAGCAGCTCTACGAAAACCACCAGTCCAGCGAACCGGCGGACATCGCCGCCGGCAGCACCTAG